One Dissulfuribacter thermophilus DNA segment encodes these proteins:
- a CDS encoding sulfide-dependent adenosine diphosphate thiazole synthase, producing MREIDITKAIIDKHIEELNKCLCSDVVIVGAGPSGLVAGSILAQKGYTITIFEKRLAPGGGIWGGGMGFKYVIIQKEALDIVEEFNIPYEKYSDDLYAVDAINFASGLILEAGKRGVHIFNLIAVEDLLVREGRVQGVVINNTFAKMNQFPIDPLTIEAKAVVDATGHEHEVVKTLSQKNDVTLNTPTGKPLGERSLFAETAEKAVVTNTKEVYPGLYVCGMATAAVYGGYRMGPIFGGMLMSGKKLAGLLEEALKA from the coding sequence ATGAGAGAGATAGACATCACTAAGGCAATAATTGATAAGCATATAGAGGAATTGAATAAATGCCTGTGCAGTGATGTAGTGATTGTAGGAGCTGGACCATCCGGTCTTGTAGCTGGTAGTATTTTGGCCCAAAAGGGATACACAATTACAATATTCGAAAAGCGTCTTGCCCCAGGTGGTGGAATCTGGGGTGGTGGAATGGGCTTTAAGTATGTGATAATACAAAAAGAAGCCCTAGACATAGTAGAAGAATTCAATATACCCTATGAAAAGTACTCTGACGATTTATATGCCGTTGACGCAATAAACTTTGCCTCTGGTCTGATACTAGAGGCAGGAAAACGCGGTGTGCATATTTTCAATCTCATTGCAGTCGAAGATCTATTGGTGAGAGAAGGACGTGTACAGGGTGTAGTCATCAACAATACTTTTGCCAAGATGAATCAGTTCCCAATAGATCCACTTACAATAGAGGCAAAGGCCGTTGTAGATGCAACGGGTCACGAACACGAGGTAGTAAAGACCCTTAGCCAAAAAAACGACGTGACGCTAAATACTCCTACTGGAAAGCCCCTGGGAGAAAGAAGCCTTTTTGCAGAAACTGCTGAAAAGGCTGTTGTCACCAATACCAAGGAGGTATATCCTGGACTGTACGTATGCGGAATGGCAACTGCCGCTGTATACGGTGGATATAGAATGGGCCCGATCTTCGGTGGAATGCTCATGTCAGGCAAAAAACTTGCCGGACTATTAGAAGAGGCCCTCAAGGCATAA
- the cysS gene encoding cysteine--tRNA ligase — protein sequence MTVLDLIGNTPLIPIRKLNPYKNVQILAKLEGFNPGGSVKDRVALSMIERAEKRGELTKDKIVLEASSGNTGIGLAMVCAVKGYRCLIAMSEAASIERRKIMQAFGAEIMLTPARLSTDGAIEAVYELYRKEPEKYFCTDQFNNPDNWKAHYYGTAMEIWEQTQGKVDCICATMGTTGTLMGIAKRMRELNPKVRIVGGEPNYGHRIQGLKNMKESYKPGIYDKSIADRIRTVNDDEAFELARELARVEGIFVGMSSGAALSLALKEASEMKSGTIVVIFPDGGERYLSTSLFQVPGEFETEKSGVLRFYNSLTRKKEPFEPISKGKVGIYSCGPTAYEHAHLGLCRRMVVADLLRRVLEHIGYKVTHVMNITDIDDKTVNGALKSGQNLKDFTEKYIKSFLEDAKTLNIKIPTHLPKASEHINEMIDISKRLIDSGMAYEKHSSVYFDISKLPSYGALTHIDTDKVIVGRTVDLDEYDKDSPLDFTLLKRISLQELKAGIGFESPWGKIRPGWHIECVAMSMKYLGEFFDIHTSGTDLMFPHHENEIAISKALNGTSLAKTWLHSELVFVDGKKMSRSAGNVVTLKDLIKKGYTGRQVRFFLLRSYYKSPIQFSFSYLEEAIRALKRLDNFTGDLISLTMERKLEDNEQIPASEQENNFIEIIKKYEHTFWEGINDDLNTPKAIGSIFQLARYFNPIILKGEISTPCLERLLSVLKEFDSVLSILNLKFPDHDDVIKVRELIQMREQARSKNDWIKADAIRDELAQMGIEILDTPHGVRWRMVTD from the coding sequence ATGACAGTACTAGACCTAATTGGGAATACCCCGCTCATTCCAATCCGGAAGCTTAACCCTTATAAAAACGTCCAGATTCTCGCCAAACTTGAAGGATTCAATCCTGGCGGCTCAGTAAAGGACAGGGTCGCCCTTTCCATGATAGAAAGGGCCGAAAAAAGAGGGGAACTCACAAAAGACAAAATAGTCCTTGAGGCAAGTAGCGGCAATACTGGCATAGGCCTTGCCATGGTGTGTGCTGTTAAGGGCTACAGATGCCTTATTGCCATGAGCGAGGCAGCAAGTATTGAGCGTCGAAAGATCATGCAGGCATTTGGCGCAGAGATAATGCTCACACCTGCGAGGCTCAGCACTGATGGTGCCATAGAGGCCGTGTACGAACTCTATCGCAAAGAGCCAGAAAAATATTTCTGCACAGATCAATTCAACAATCCCGACAACTGGAAGGCCCATTACTACGGTACTGCAATGGAGATATGGGAGCAGACCCAGGGAAAAGTAGATTGCATATGTGCCACCATGGGGACAACTGGAACATTGATGGGCATAGCCAAAAGGATGCGAGAGCTAAATCCAAAGGTCAGGATCGTTGGTGGTGAACCCAATTATGGCCACCGCATCCAGGGCCTGAAGAATATGAAGGAATCATATAAACCGGGAATTTATGACAAGAGCATCGCAGACCGCATAAGGACTGTAAATGATGACGAGGCCTTTGAACTCGCTCGCGAGCTCGCACGGGTTGAGGGAATATTTGTAGGCATGAGTTCCGGAGCCGCCCTCAGCCTGGCTCTCAAAGAGGCTTCCGAGATGAAAAGTGGCACAATTGTTGTCATATTCCCAGATGGTGGAGAAAGGTATCTCAGTACCTCATTGTTCCAGGTTCCTGGAGAATTTGAGACGGAAAAGTCTGGGGTACTACGTTTTTACAATTCTCTAACACGCAAAAAAGAGCCATTTGAGCCAATCTCCAAGGGGAAAGTGGGTATTTATTCATGTGGCCCAACGGCCTATGAACACGCACATCTTGGACTTTGCAGGCGCATGGTAGTGGCTGATCTGTTGAGAAGGGTCCTGGAGCATATTGGCTATAAGGTGACCCATGTAATGAATATTACTGATATAGACGATAAAACCGTTAATGGGGCCCTAAAGTCTGGACAAAACTTAAAAGATTTTACAGAAAAATACATCAAAAGCTTTCTTGAAGATGCCAAGACATTAAATATAAAAATCCCAACACATTTGCCTAAAGCCAGCGAACACATAAATGAAATGATTGATATCTCTAAGCGTCTCATAGACTCTGGCATGGCCTATGAAAAACACAGTTCAGTATATTTTGATATATCCAAACTCCCTAGTTACGGTGCCCTTACCCATATAGACACAGACAAGGTAATTGTGGGCAGAACAGTTGACCTTGACGAATATGATAAGGACAGTCCTTTGGACTTTACACTTCTCAAGCGGATTAGCCTCCAGGAGCTAAAGGCGGGCATTGGCTTTGAAAGCCCGTGGGGGAAAATAAGACCTGGCTGGCACATTGAGTGCGTGGCCATGAGCATGAAATATCTAGGGGAATTCTTCGACATCCACACAAGCGGTACAGATCTCATGTTCCCCCATCATGAAAATGAAATTGCCATCTCAAAGGCGCTAAATGGGACGTCTCTTGCGAAGACTTGGTTACACAGTGAACTCGTATTCGTCGATGGCAAAAAGATGTCGAGGTCTGCTGGAAATGTCGTGACCCTAAAAGATCTCATAAAAAAGGGTTATACAGGAAGGCAGGTAAGGTTTTTCCTCTTACGTTCATACTATAAAAGCCCCATCCAGTTCTCATTTTCATACCTTGAAGAGGCAATACGTGCATTGAAGAGACTGGATAACTTCACTGGAGACCTGATTTCCCTAACCATGGAAAGAAAACTCGAGGATAATGAGCAGATTCCTGCATCAGAACAGGAAAATAATTTCATTGAAATAATCAAAAAATATGAGCATACCTTCTGGGAAGGCATAAACGACGATCTCAACACCCCAAAGGCCATTGGGTCCATTTTCCAACTTGCAAGATACTTTAATCCAATAATCTTAAAGGGTGAGATTTCTACACCATGCCTCGAACGGCTTTTATCAGTACTAAAAGAATTCGATTCAGTCCTATCGATACTGAATCTGAAATTTCCAGACCACGACGATGTCATCAAGGTCCGAGAGCTCATCCAGATGAGAGAACAAGCTCGTTCAAAAAATGATTGGATCAAGGCAGATGCTATTCGAGATGAACTTGCTCAGATGGGCATAGAGATTCTAGATACCCCACATGGTGTAAGGTGGAGGATGGTCACAGACTAA
- the murJ gene encoding murein biosynthesis integral membrane protein MurJ, giving the protein MEDGHRLKGNCSLDQKGERATCKRPHAEGKKESSLARSASKVSCAVFFSRILGLVREQVLAGLFGAGTQMDAFVVAFRIPNLLRDLFAEGALSSAFVTVFTEFDEKRSKAETLHLVTSVLTVLTVIVSTIVLLGILFSKELVLLMAPEFQQIAGKVELTTVMTQIMFPFLLAISTASVFMGILNARSYFFLPAFASAMFNLSSILVGGGLAIYLPRHGIDGIIGMAIGTLIGGIAQMAIQLPPLVKIFRPSLKDSSISILRPVLFHPGVKKILKLMIPAIIGLSATQLNIFINTNFASRCAEGSVAWLNYAFRLILFPIGVFGVAVSIAAMPRFAKGAARTDLKVLGDILVSSLTLSMALTIPASIGLWVLGEPIVRLIFERGQFRPFDTLMTVQALRLYAIGLFAYSSVKIVVPAFYALNDTKWPVTGSFMAVVLNVIIILATLSSMQHRAIALSTSITMIVNFAFLTVILYRKIGGFPLRNLFVEGFKILFASLLMGFAVSRLSFFIDPDNGTLVYALEILAVIIVGAFIYFISAYLLRIRSIRMLTARLF; this is encoded by the coding sequence GTGGAGGATGGTCACAGACTAAAAGGAAACTGCTCCCTTGACCAAAAAGGAGAACGGGCGACTTGTAAGCGCCCACACGCAGAGGGAAAAAAGGAATCAAGCTTAGCCCGTTCTGCTAGTAAGGTAAGCTGCGCTGTTTTTTTCTCCCGCATCCTAGGACTCGTCAGAGAACAGGTCCTTGCCGGACTGTTTGGTGCTGGGACCCAGATGGATGCCTTTGTTGTGGCATTTCGAATACCCAATCTCTTGAGGGATCTCTTTGCAGAGGGAGCACTCAGCTCAGCATTTGTCACAGTCTTTACTGAATTCGATGAAAAGAGGAGCAAGGCAGAAACCCTCCATCTCGTCACAAGTGTCCTCACTGTCCTCACAGTCATCGTGTCTACAATTGTACTTTTGGGCATATTGTTCTCAAAAGAGCTCGTGCTCCTCATGGCACCTGAATTTCAGCAAATAGCTGGCAAGGTCGAACTTACCACTGTCATGACACAGATAATGTTCCCCTTTCTCTTGGCCATCTCTACTGCATCGGTCTTCATGGGGATATTAAACGCCAGGTCTTACTTTTTTCTCCCTGCCTTTGCCTCAGCCATGTTCAATCTGTCCTCCATACTAGTGGGAGGAGGCCTTGCTATTTATCTGCCCAGGCATGGAATAGACGGAATCATTGGAATGGCCATAGGCACACTCATAGGCGGAATTGCCCAGATGGCAATTCAGCTACCGCCTCTAGTGAAAATTTTTCGTCCATCTCTTAAAGACTCCTCAATCTCCATACTCAGGCCAGTACTTTTCCACCCTGGGGTAAAAAAGATTCTCAAGTTGATGATTCCAGCCATAATAGGACTGTCTGCAACCCAATTGAACATCTTCATAAACACAAACTTTGCATCACGATGCGCAGAGGGAAGCGTAGCCTGGCTCAACTACGCCTTCAGGCTTATTCTGTTTCCCATTGGTGTATTCGGCGTAGCCGTTTCCATTGCTGCCATGCCAAGGTTTGCAAAAGGGGCTGCCAGAACGGATCTAAAGGTCCTTGGTGACATACTTGTTTCATCACTCACACTTTCAATGGCCCTTACCATCCCTGCCTCTATTGGATTGTGGGTACTGGGGGAACCCATAGTCAGGCTCATATTTGAACGAGGACAGTTTCGCCCTTTTGACACATTAATGACTGTCCAGGCCCTGAGACTTTATGCAATCGGCCTTTTTGCCTACTCCTCAGTAAAGATCGTAGTACCAGCCTTTTACGCACTAAATGATACAAAATGGCCTGTCACTGGGAGTTTCATGGCAGTCGTATTAAATGTCATTATAATCCTTGCAACTTTGAGTTCCATGCAGCACAGGGCCATTGCCTTGTCCACCTCCATTACAATGATAGTGAACTTCGCTTTTCTCACAGTAATACTCTATAGGAAAATTGGTGGTTTTCCCTTGAGAAACTTGTTTGTAGAGGGTTTTAAAATACTCTTTGCCTCCTTACTCATGGGATTTGCAGTAAGCAGGCTATCCTTTTTCATAGATCCAGACAATGGAACCCTAGTCTACGCACTTGAGATTCTGGCTGTTATAATTGTAGGAGCATTCATCTACTTCATATCGGCATACCTATTGCGTATTCGCTCTATAAGAATGCTTACGGCACGACTCTTTTAG